One Triticum dicoccoides isolate Atlit2015 ecotype Zavitan chromosome 5B, WEW_v2.0, whole genome shotgun sequence genomic window carries:
- the LOC119306663 gene encoding uncharacterized protein LOC119306663, which translates to MAARCNTPSVNLLSLLLLSGAVLVGAADNSVKDACAKAPDQQFCAAFLAGIPESRTVDARGLAELGIRAAAKIGAAEGTAARTQLNLVTIKSPQWQCMDSCVADVEEAVSHLDVDRGKGGVTAIDDAKFNDARDYVETAEKDGLTWNCDQCWDGLTAPVKTGLLPKGNEFEKVMGAVTALIKRADGSAAPAPAPGPS; encoded by the coding sequence ATGGCGGCGCGTTGCAACACGCCTAGTGTCAACCTCttatccctcctcctcctctccggcgccgTCCTCGTCGGCGCCGCCGACAACTCCGTCAAGGACGCCTGCGCCAAGGCGCCAGACCAGCAGTTCTGCGCGGCCTTCCTGGCGGGCATCCCGGAGAGCAGGACGGTGGACGCGCGCGGGCTGGCGGAGCTGGGCATCCGCGCCGCTGCCAAGATCGGGGCCGCGGAGGGCACGGCCGCGCGCACCCAGCTGAACCTGGTCACCATCAAGAGCCCGCAGTGGCAGTGCATGGACTCGTGCGTCGCCGACGTGGAGGAGGCCGTCTCCCACCTCGACGTCGACAGGGGCAAGGGCGGCGTCACCGCCATCGACGACGCCAAGTTCAATGACGCGCgcgactacgtggagaccgccgagaAGGACGGGCTGACGTGGAACTGCGACCAGTGCTGGGATGGCCTCACGGCGCCCGTCAAGACCGGGCTGCTACCGAAAGGCAACGAGTTCGAGAAGGTCATGGGGGCCGTCACCGCCCTCATCAAGCGGGCCGACGGGAgcgccgcgccggcgccggcgcccggcCCGT